One genomic segment of Eikenella corrodens includes these proteins:
- a CDS encoding type ISP restriction/modification enzyme, which produces MNSPPIPPFGNNLVICTSSTPAGFSCLITDQIPDLNIVPSAQCFPMFIYEWIDENEPKQQELF; this is translated from the coding sequence ATGAACTCACCACCCATCCCGCCTTTCGGCAACAACCTAGTTATCTGCACCAGCAGCACGCCAGCCGGATTTTCCTGCCTGATAACCGACCAAATCCCAGATTTAAACATCGTTCCGTCCGCGCAGTGTTTCCCTATGTTTATTTATGAGTGGATAGATGAAAACGAGCCTAAACAACAGGAGCTATTTTGA
- a CDS encoding YmfL family putative regulatory protein, whose amino-acid sequence MTPNPINQAIRTMAQSPNGGYAASAAMLGMTTAALENRLYEVKGQRIGIAEAMLLQRLTDRTDFAAAVAAESGGVFVPVPEMDAAALLGEDIRDHLHGAVEELGQLFVQWRESTADGFLSRSESAELWAQVRSVVNRLVSVAALTDRIYGDFSDAAEKP is encoded by the coding sequence ATGACGCCTAACCCCATCAATCAAGCCATCCGCACGATGGCACAGTCGCCCAACGGCGGCTACGCCGCCAGCGCCGCCATGCTCGGCATGACTACTGCCGCACTGGAAAACCGACTCTACGAAGTCAAAGGCCAGCGCATCGGTATCGCCGAAGCCATGCTGCTGCAACGCCTCACCGACCGCACCGATTTTGCCGCCGCCGTGGCTGCCGAAAGCGGCGGGGTATTTGTACCGGTGCCGGAAATGGATGCGGCCGCCCTGCTCGGCGAAGACATCCGCGACCACCTGCACGGCGCGGTTGAAGAGCTCGGCCAGCTGTTCGTGCAATGGCGCGAATCCACTGCCGACGGCTTTTTAAGCCGCTCCGAAAGTGCCGAGCTGTGGGCGCAGGTGCGCAGCGTGGTAAACCGCCTGGTATCTGTGGCCGCCCTCACCGACCGCATCTATGGGGATTTTTCAGATGCCGCTGAAAAACCGTAA
- a CDS encoding DUF58 domain-containing protein, producing MSANQYSPRLRDLRLRPTRLGISLAAMIALLWLVGLNYQVNLAYIVAFWLAGFLFVGTLLNCLQLLGLRLDLTLPEELFQGQPADIQLFPAPSIKARHRQLWFAPESRRNTDPEYRAALFTAKQPQPFIWPVLPARRGRLILPPLRCASVWPFAVSSVECVWHWPDNGLVYPAPKPHTAPPGSTPAEEGEPRRKLGGNEDLAFLQDHQPGTSLQHIAWKSYAKSGRLLDKHFEEPAFHAADHIISYADYPAGTSADRLAGLLCYRVLEAHGRGQRYTLILPGQTIPPQNGQREKCLAALAVM from the coding sequence GTGAGCGCCAACCAATACAGCCCGCGCCTGCGCGACCTGCGCCTGCGCCCCACCCGGCTCGGCATCAGCCTGGCCGCCATGATTGCCCTGTTGTGGCTCGTCGGGCTCAACTATCAGGTAAACCTCGCCTATATCGTCGCCTTCTGGCTCGCCGGCTTCCTGTTTGTCGGCACCCTGCTCAACTGCCTCCAGCTGCTCGGCCTGCGCCTCGACCTCACCCTGCCCGAGGAACTCTTCCAAGGGCAGCCTGCCGATATCCAACTCTTCCCCGCCCCCTCAATCAAAGCCCGCCACCGCCAGCTTTGGTTTGCCCCCGAAAGCCGCCGCAACACCGATCCCGAATACCGCGCCGCCCTCTTCACCGCCAAGCAGCCCCAACCCTTCATCTGGCCCGTGCTGCCCGCACGGCGCGGCCGCCTGATCCTGCCCCCGCTGCGCTGTGCCAGCGTGTGGCCGTTTGCCGTGAGCAGCGTCGAATGTGTCTGGCACTGGCCCGACAACGGCCTCGTCTACCCCGCCCCCAAGCCGCACACCGCCCCGCCCGGCAGCACCCCGGCCGAAGAAGGCGAGCCGCGCCGCAAACTCGGCGGCAACGAAGACCTCGCCTTCCTGCAAGACCACCAACCCGGCACCTCCCTGCAACATATCGCCTGGAAAAGCTACGCCAAAAGCGGCCGCCTGCTCGACAAACACTTCGAAGAACCCGCCTTCCACGCCGCCGACCACATCATCAGCTATGCAGACTACCCCGCCGGCACCAGCGCCGACCGCCTCGCCGGCCTCCTGTGCTACCGCGTGCTCGAAGCCCACGGCCGTGGCCAGCGCTACACCTTAATCCTGCCCGGCCAAACCATTCCCCCGCAAAACGGCCAGCGCGAAAAATGCCTAGCCGCGCTGGCAGTAATGTAA
- a CDS encoding MazG-like family protein — MIQTFQQIREWAEARNLINGSDSFRQLAKLTEETGELAADISKCRQRAKIADSIGDCVVVLTILAAQQGLKIEDCIAQAHEEIKDRRGVMRDGVFVKEEDMQ; from the coding sequence ATGATCCAAACATTCCAGCAAATCCGCGAATGGGCAGAAGCCCGCAACCTTATCAACGGCAGCGACAGCTTCCGCCAACTCGCCAAGCTTACAGAGGAGACAGGCGAGCTGGCCGCTGATATTTCCAAATGCCGACAGCGCGCCAAGATAGCCGACAGCATCGGTGATTGCGTGGTAGTGCTCACCATCCTTGCTGCCCAGCAAGGGTTGAAAATCGAGGATTGCATCGCGCAGGCCCATGAAGAGATTAAAGACCGCCGAGGGGTAATGCGGGATGGTGTGTTTGTGAAAGAAGAGGATATGCAATGA
- a CDS encoding contractile injection system protein, VgrG/Pvc8 family — MSLLDTVAETVNKVFATLTDSGGRHLTPIARLTINGQPFGSATSARIVSIDLTDKRGFEADELTIELDDYDGAIAIPSPGSKITLHLGYQETGIVDKGEYLFSEFTHTGAPDRLNITARAADLAETLAQQKERSWHKKTLYQIVEAIAKEHRYQYRIAEQYKQETIAHIDQTNESDASFLSRLAERYDAIATVKAGRLLFIPAGEAQTAGGAPIPPLTITRASGDNHSFNYSATNAYNAVRAYYTDKRTGRRKEVVINKDNLEPQRKTETRKTRRRRRNSSHTITRTVETTRRINTDGLKIKTLRHLYASEQTALTGARAAFRRLLRGAAQFSLTLAVGRPDLTPETPVSVSGFKPEIDSQQWLIKEISHRLDSSGYSCGIQLEGQINLDEPANGGEKPTPSKKAT, encoded by the coding sequence ATGAGCCTGCTCGACACCGTGGCAGAAACCGTCAACAAAGTATTTGCCACCCTCACCGACAGCGGCGGCCGCCACCTCACACCCATTGCCCGCCTCACCATCAACGGCCAGCCATTCGGCAGTGCTACCTCCGCCCGCATCGTCAGTATCGACCTTACGGACAAGCGTGGCTTCGAGGCCGACGAACTCACCATCGAGCTTGACGACTATGATGGCGCCATCGCCATCCCTAGTCCGGGCAGTAAAATCACCCTGCATCTCGGCTATCAGGAAACCGGCATTGTTGATAAAGGCGAGTATCTATTTTCCGAGTTCACTCACACCGGCGCCCCCGACCGCCTAAACATCACCGCCCGCGCCGCCGACCTTGCCGAAACCCTTGCCCAGCAGAAAGAGCGCAGCTGGCACAAAAAAACGCTCTATCAAATCGTCGAAGCCATCGCCAAAGAGCACCGCTATCAATACCGCATTGCCGAGCAATACAAGCAGGAAACCATCGCCCATATCGACCAAACCAACGAAAGCGATGCCAGCTTCCTTTCCCGTCTCGCCGAGCGCTACGATGCCATCGCCACCGTCAAAGCCGGCCGCTTGCTGTTTATCCCAGCCGGTGAGGCGCAAACCGCCGGCGGTGCGCCCATCCCGCCGCTCACCATCACCCGTGCCAGCGGCGACAATCACAGCTTTAACTACTCGGCCACCAACGCCTACAATGCCGTCCGCGCCTACTACACCGACAAACGCACCGGCCGCCGCAAAGAGGTCGTTATCAACAAAGACAACCTCGAGCCCCAGCGCAAAACCGAAACCCGCAAAACCCGCCGCCGGCGCAGAAACAGCAGCCACACCATCACCCGCACCGTTGAAACCACCCGCCGCATCAACACCGACGGCCTCAAAATCAAAACCCTGCGCCATCTATACGCCAGCGAGCAAACCGCCCTCACCGGCGCCCGCGCCGCTTTCCGCCGCCTTTTGCGCGGTGCCGCCCAATTCAGCCTAACCCTGGCCGTCGGCCGCCCCGACCTCACACCGGAAACACCCGTCAGCGTTTCCGGCTTTAAGCCCGAAATCGACAGCCAGCAATGGCTCATCAAAGAAATCAGCCACCGCCTCGACAGCAGTGGCTACAGCTGCGGCATCCAGCTCGAGGGGCAAATCAACCTAGACGAACCGGCAAATGGCGGGGAGAAACCAACACCCAGCAAAAAGGCTACCTGA
- a CDS encoding phage tail protein, translating to MPLATLGFFVFHTATIPYHGIDRSQSWRHPHKSIVGNDSPPPSQYTGKEPDTITIQAELRPEVTGGDMSINLLRSMADGGKPWPLILGTGQLLGSYVITDIQDKQSQLMYDGKARAISFSMSLKKVADHAFGLEGEALGLAVGMVRSLVGV from the coding sequence ATGCCCCTCGCCACCCTCGGCTTTTTCGTATTCCACACCGCCACCATCCCCTACCACGGCATCGACCGCAGCCAAAGCTGGCGGCATCCGCACAAAAGCATTGTCGGCAACGACAGCCCGCCGCCATCGCAATACACCGGCAAAGAGCCGGACACCATCACTATTCAGGCCGAACTGCGCCCGGAAGTTACTGGCGGCGATATGAGCATCAACCTGCTGCGCAGCATGGCCGATGGTGGCAAGCCGTGGCCGCTCATCCTCGGCACCGGCCAACTGCTCGGTAGCTACGTCATCACCGATATTCAAGATAAGCAAAGCCAGCTGATGTATGACGGCAAAGCACGCGCCATCAGCTTTAGCATGAGCCTGAAAAAAGTAGCCGACCACGCCTTCGGCTTGGAAGGTGAAGCGCTCGGCCTTGCCGTCGGCATGGTGCGCAGTTTGGTAGGAGTGTAG
- a CDS encoding LexA family transcriptional regulator — MKGNLNLLLTMLERAKLALSASSDKDFAHKLGINASTVVGYKQRGVVPLEQCIKIAEQTGVSLDWLILGKGESDKNTAAGKATPSVVLVPLYDVPVSAGHGSFFDAENVIQQIPFDAEWLEREDLIAGQLACLPIEGDSMSPGLKTSDIVLVDLTHQRGDGVFVLRLNGALRIKRLQWLADGRLRISSDNPIYETEYVDPNTPPDDFAIIGFCHTKIGRVV, encoded by the coding sequence TTGAAAGGTAATTTAAATTTGCTTTTAACCATGCTAGAACGCGCAAAATTAGCATTGTCCGCATCAAGTGATAAAGACTTTGCTCATAAATTAGGCATAAACGCATCAACCGTTGTAGGTTACAAACAGCGGGGTGTTGTGCCACTTGAACAATGTATAAAGATTGCTGAACAGACTGGCGTTTCACTGGATTGGTTAATTCTTGGCAAAGGTGAATCAGATAAAAACACAGCTGCAGGCAAAGCTACCCCTAGCGTTGTATTGGTGCCGTTGTATGACGTGCCGGTGAGCGCTGGGCATGGTAGTTTTTTTGACGCCGAAAATGTCATTCAGCAGATACCGTTTGATGCGGAGTGGCTGGAGCGTGAGGATCTAATTGCCGGCCAGCTGGCCTGTCTGCCGATTGAAGGCGACAGCATGAGCCCCGGCCTGAAAACCAGCGACATCGTGCTCGTTGACCTGACACATCAGCGCGGCGACGGCGTATTCGTGCTGCGCTTGAATGGTGCGTTGCGCATTAAGCGGCTGCAATGGCTGGCCGACGGGCGGTTGCGCATCAGCAGCGACAACCCGATTTACGAAACGGAATATGTTGATCCGAACACACCACCGGATGATTTTGCGATTATCGGTTTTTGTCATACCAAAATTGGTAGAGTGGTGTGA
- a CDS encoding DNA translocase FtsK, with amino-acid sequence MSVKEQTKQAALEFIRLPENHSGITISKLQRALRIGYAEAASILDELEDEGVVSCTDIDFRRHLITKEAT; translated from the coding sequence ATGAGTGTAAAAGAGCAAACCAAACAAGCCGCACTCGAATTTATCAGGCTACCTGAAAATCACAGCGGCATTACTATCAGCAAACTCCAACGTGCTCTGCGCATCGGCTATGCCGAAGCTGCTTCAATTTTGGATGAGTTGGAGGATGAGGGTGTGGTTTCGTGCACAGATATAGATTTCCGCCGCCACCTGATAACCAAAGAGGCTACCTGA
- a CDS encoding DUF4224 domain-containing protein, translated as MSEMFLTRDEVASLTAYKRYGKQCDVLRQMGIPFIINPTGRPIVVRAVLEGRPEQAASPRRRWQSSKAKPN; from the coding sequence ATGAGCGAAATGTTTTTAACTAGGGATGAGGTTGCCAGCCTCACCGCCTACAAGCGCTACGGGAAGCAATGCGACGTACTGCGCCAAATGGGCATCCCATTTATTATCAATCCAACCGGCCGCCCCATTGTCGTGCGCGCCGTGCTCGAGGGCAGGCCGGAGCAAGCTGCCAGCCCGCGCCGAAGATGGCAGAGTAGCAAAGCAAAACCAAATTAA
- a CDS encoding DNA methyltransferase family protein, with protein sequence MTFQEHNNRKNADKFAEYITGETLRRFVADTVRRFAGDHPSVLDGAAGSGQLEQFVQPSEFEAVEIQESACQALRQNYPHAAVSHTSFFLYRPQREMDCAIMNPPFSLKFKDLPDSEKLAVQQLFPWKKSGCLDDIFILKSLQQVRRFSFQVAFPGIAYRAAEARMRQTVGCRLAELWTVENAFEDTKINVLFIVIDKQKDTPEYRSGVYDCTAAQIVCEQRESLDEACNWPLPRRPVEAEAKMSEAAIDALNQAVLQSDIKRLENSLEWQLSLISLFGAAIDFLHMLAEIRRLCNQYEERFYAIKS encoded by the coding sequence ATGACCTTTCAAGAGCACAACAACCGTAAAAACGCCGACAAATTCGCCGAATACATCACCGGTGAAACCCTGCGCCGCTTCGTGGCTGATACCGTGCGGCGCTTTGCCGGAGACCATCCTTCCGTGTTGGACGGTGCGGCCGGCAGCGGCCAGCTCGAGCAGTTCGTGCAGCCGTCTGAGTTTGAGGCAGTTGAAATCCAGGAGTCCGCCTGCCAAGCCCTCCGGCAGAATTATCCGCATGCCGCCGTCAGCCATACCAGCTTTTTCCTGTACCGGCCGCAGCGCGAGATGGACTGCGCCATCATGAATCCGCCGTTTTCGCTCAAGTTCAAAGACCTGCCAGACAGCGAAAAACTGGCGGTGCAGCAGCTGTTCCCGTGGAAAAAGTCCGGCTGCCTAGACGACATCTTCATTCTTAAATCTCTGCAGCAAGTGCGCCGTTTCAGCTTTCAGGTAGCCTTTCCAGGTATTGCCTATCGTGCCGCCGAAGCGCGGATGCGGCAAACCGTCGGCTGTCGTCTGGCCGAACTGTGGACAGTCGAGAACGCCTTTGAAGACACGAAAATCAACGTACTCTTTATTGTCATCGACAAGCAAAAAGACACCCCTGAATACCGCAGCGGCGTGTATGACTGCACCGCCGCGCAAATCGTTTGTGAGCAGCGCGAAAGCTTGGACGAGGCCTGCAATTGGCCGTTGCCGCGCCGCCCCGTTGAAGCTGAAGCCAAGATGAGCGAGGCCGCCATTGACGCGCTGAATCAAGCCGTGCTGCAGAGCGACATCAAACGGCTGGAAAACAGCTTGGAATGGCAGCTGAGCCTTATCAGCCTGTTCGGTGCCGCCATCGACTTTTTGCATATGCTGGCCGAAATCCGCCGACTGTGCAACCAATATGAAGAACGTTTTTATGCAATCAAATCATAA
- a CDS encoding replication endonuclease, with the protein MLTQVTPFAQEFLDKMPAAIAEMARQRWLKIANVKPVCKPHALQYEYSDSAANLWLCEFARPFMWNPLPLDLNASDDDIRSYADKQAALFRSRAMYGMNVLKQLKLAEEQGLDDWKSRFAEQIKANNWEAITLRLQDARWWRRFLRRAIGRRLETLLRKDFNLIHRRHWLYVSAPSLQRRRQQKHRNRMMLESLQMVNELGQTFTLAELVEKSNANPAIRRAELMTRIAGFEYIARETGHIGEFITLTCPSRFHAAHHVSGSQNSKYDGSTPAEAQAYLQKVWGRIQASLQRQEIAVYGFRVAEPHHDGTPHWHGLFFMPKEHRQAFRRTVARYACRDSREELGLDYFETKAAAIEQAKLIQATQRRRAIEHGGHVSSIKSLLADMQTEAGFWAAADYRAFRQVDARVNFKAIDWRRGTAAGYIAKYIAKNIDGKNTLGDSVGIDYEADGRNVVETAELVDAWASLHGIRQFQQIGGAPVTTWRELRREGMTAGDYNDTIVRAALAADAGDWGKFTMIMGGATASRSARPIRLYKEDPKELNRYQEPRPPMIRGVFEPETGLVKISRIHEWQMLQGGKAAPWTGVNNSTKSKKVGEVADFELEDDKVFGENPYRGMEPPRCHIPLLREEILQQIDRVLESEAPAIIKEREITILHGALNDLTAKPAINSREAAAQVAAARAAAEQTRAQSDATREYKHHLHHLDRLSPPANRLPETEIDLTPFKTPHRRWPAPKRHDTAESVMAELDTLLARLETEHDALYIVH; encoded by the coding sequence ATGCTCACCCAAGTTACCCCGTTTGCCCAGGAATTTTTAGACAAGATGCCAGCCGCCATCGCCGAGATGGCGCGGCAGCGTTGGCTGAAGATTGCAAACGTGAAACCGGTGTGCAAACCCCATGCGCTGCAATATGAGTACAGCGACAGCGCGGCCAACTTATGGCTCTGTGAATTTGCTCGCCCGTTTATGTGGAATCCGCTGCCGCTGGATTTAAACGCATCAGACGACGACATTCGCAGCTATGCCGACAAGCAGGCTGCTTTGTTCCGCAGCCGCGCTATGTATGGCATGAATGTGTTGAAACAGCTCAAGTTGGCAGAGGAGCAGGGATTGGATGATTGGAAAAGCCGCTTTGCCGAGCAAATCAAAGCCAACAACTGGGAGGCGATTACTCTGCGCCTGCAAGATGCTCGCTGGTGGCGTCGTTTCCTGCGCCGTGCCATCGGCCGCCGCCTAGAAACCCTGCTGCGCAAAGACTTCAACCTTATCCACCGCCGCCATTGGCTCTATGTTTCTGCGCCATCGCTGCAGCGCCGCCGCCAGCAAAAACACCGCAACCGCATGATGCTCGAATCGCTGCAGATGGTGAATGAGCTGGGGCAAACCTTCACGCTGGCCGAGCTAGTGGAAAAATCCAATGCCAACCCAGCTATCCGCCGCGCCGAGCTGATGACCCGCATTGCCGGTTTTGAATACATCGCCCGCGAAACGGGACACATCGGCGAATTTATCACCTTAACCTGCCCCAGCCGATTTCATGCGGCGCATCATGTTTCAGGTAGTCAAAACAGCAAATACGACGGCAGTACGCCAGCCGAAGCGCAAGCCTACCTGCAAAAAGTGTGGGGGCGCATCCAAGCCTCGCTGCAGCGCCAAGAGATTGCTGTGTACGGCTTTCGCGTGGCCGAGCCTCACCACGACGGCACGCCGCATTGGCACGGCTTGTTTTTTATGCCGAAAGAGCACCGCCAAGCCTTCCGCCGCACCGTTGCCCGCTACGCCTGCCGCGACAGCCGCGAAGAGCTGGGATTAGATTACTTTGAGACCAAGGCCGCAGCCATCGAGCAGGCTAAATTGATTCAAGCCACCCAGCGCCGCCGTGCTATTGAGCATGGCGGTCATGTGTCTAGCATTAAGTCGCTGCTGGCCGATATGCAGACCGAAGCCGGTTTTTGGGCGGCGGCCGACTACCGAGCCTTTCGGCAGGTGGATGCCCGCGTTAATTTTAAAGCCATCGATTGGCGGCGCGGCACGGCAGCGGGCTACATTGCCAAATACATTGCCAAAAATATCGACGGCAAAAACACGCTGGGCGACAGCGTGGGCATCGACTACGAAGCCGATGGCCGCAACGTGGTGGAAACTGCCGAGCTGGTGGATGCTTGGGCATCACTGCACGGCATCCGCCAGTTCCAGCAAATCGGCGGTGCTCCCGTTACCACTTGGCGCGAGCTGCGCCGCGAGGGCATGACTGCGGGCGACTACAACGACACGATTGTCCGCGCTGCGCTGGCCGCCGATGCTGGCGACTGGGGAAAATTTACGATGATTATGGGTGGCGCTACCGCCAGCCGTTCTGCCCGCCCTATCCGCCTCTACAAAGAAGACCCGAAAGAACTTAACCGATACCAAGAGCCGCGCCCGCCAATGATTCGCGGGGTGTTTGAGCCGGAAACGGGGCTTGTGAAAATTAGCCGCATCCACGAATGGCAGATGCTACAGGGCGGCAAAGCCGCCCCTTGGACTGGTGTCAATAACTCTACGAAATCGAAAAAAGTGGGAGAAGTAGCTGATTTTGAATTAGAAGATGATAAGGTTTTTGGGGAAAATCCATATCGCGGTATGGAGCCGCCGCGTTGCCACATCCCGCTACTGCGTGAAGAGATACTGCAACAGATAGATCGGGTGCTGGAAAGCGAAGCGCCTGCGATTATTAAAGAGCGTGAAATCACCATTTTGCACGGGGCGCTGAATGATTTAACTGCCAAGCCCGCCATTAACAGCCGCGAAGCTGCCGCTCAAGTTGCCGCAGCCCGTGCCGCCGCCGAGCAAACCCGGGCCCAATCCGATGCTACGCGCGAATACAAACACCACCTGCACCACCTCGACCGCCTTTCACCACCGGCCAACAGGCTACCTGAAACCGAGATTGACCTAACCCCATTTAAAACCCCGCATCGCCGCTGGCCGGCACCAAAACGCCACGATACCGCTGAAAGCGTGATGGCCGAGCTCGACACCCTGCTCGCCCGTCTCGAAACCGAACATGATGCGCTCTACATCGTGCATTGA
- a CDS encoding ogr/Delta-like zinc finger family protein, whose product MPLKNRNQHEPGKFRVQVACPNCGHRCLVRGSSKPSQLTRQYYVWCTNHLCGWRGLGMFEIIKTTHEPPTPLRHGTLPETVDASFFINPPPVEDQLF is encoded by the coding sequence ATGCCGCTGAAAAACCGTAACCAACACGAGCCGGGCAAATTCCGCGTTCAGGTAGCCTGCCCCAACTGCGGCCACCGCTGCCTAGTGCGCGGTAGCAGCAAGCCGAGCCAGCTCACGCGCCAATATTATGTTTGGTGCACCAATCACCTTTGCGGCTGGCGTGGTTTGGGTATGTTTGAAATCATCAAAACCACCCATGAGCCGCCCACCCCGCTGCGCCACGGCACGCTACCTGAAACAGTAGATGCCAGCTTTTTCATCAATCCCCCGCCCGTAGAAGACCAATTATTTTAA
- a CDS encoding thermonuclease family protein, with amino-acid sequence MMVFGGLFMLAAFVLSIAALVGLVSPGWFVRFSKTGKVYNRFLLFLGFNAASVVAMFYGVAITSAASFSAAIGGVLILSSLLLLICSVVGLVFPGLFARFSRSGKGFSRSSLFLGFFLSAFCSLFVGALLMPTTPNTEAVSTPQPNYADAAPASQPASAAVVGLMAAADTRPAAEIASTASATTQNVAQQTAETAASENSPAAEHTCRVVGIKDGDTFTCLTNGRRQVTVRMAQIDAPEKGQPFGQKAKSTLSEYIYGQTVRLEESGFDRYGRTLAEVYDESGQNINMLMVQAGMAWAYKEYMTNTAYQEMQDEATRENLGLWSENGYIYPSDWRRGVRPQREQVATLPTAEPHQQRSGRLAQERNARGFSCGSKRFCREMNSCAEAMFYLRQCGVRRLDGDNDGIPCESIC; translated from the coding sequence ATGATGGTTTTCGGCGGGCTGTTTATGCTGGCGGCATTTGTATTATCGATTGCCGCGCTGGTGGGGCTGGTTTCCCCGGGATGGTTTGTCCGTTTTTCTAAAACCGGCAAAGTTTATAACCGGTTTTTGCTGTTTCTTGGGTTTAATGCGGCATCAGTTGTGGCAATGTTCTACGGCGTGGCTATTACGTCGGCGGCCTCTTTCTCTGCCGCAATTGGCGGAGTATTGATTCTATCCAGTTTGTTGTTATTGATTTGCTCGGTAGTCGGGTTGGTTTTTCCTGGGCTGTTTGCCCGATTTTCAAGAAGCGGTAAAGGATTCAGCCGCTCTTCTCTCTTTCTCGGATTTTTTCTTTCTGCATTTTGCTCTTTGTTTGTTGGCGCACTTTTGATGCCGACTACACCCAACACCGAAGCAGTCTCTACTCCCCAGCCCAATTATGCCGATGCTGCTCCTGCCAGCCAGCCTGCTTCTGCGGCGGTGGTAGGGTTGATGGCGGCGGCTGATACTCGACCAGCGGCAGAAATTGCCAGCACGGCGAGCGCAACGACTCAAAATGTGGCACAGCAGACGGCAGAGACTGCCGCCAGCGAGAACAGCCCGGCAGCAGAACATACCTGCCGAGTGGTTGGAATTAAGGATGGGGATACGTTTACTTGCCTGACTAATGGGCGGCGGCAAGTCACGGTGCGGATGGCGCAAATTGATGCTCCAGAGAAAGGGCAGCCTTTCGGACAAAAAGCCAAATCAACACTCTCCGAATATATCTACGGGCAGACGGTACGGCTTGAGGAAAGTGGATTTGACCGCTATGGGCGAACGCTGGCCGAGGTGTACGACGAGAGTGGGCAAAATATCAATATGCTGATGGTGCAAGCCGGTATGGCTTGGGCATATAAAGAATACATGACGAATACGGCTTATCAAGAGATGCAGGATGAGGCGACGCGGGAAAATCTCGGGCTATGGAGTGAAAACGGTTACATCTACCCGAGCGACTGGCGGCGAGGTGTGCGACCACAGCGGGAACAGGTTGCCACACTACCGACAGCCGAGCCGCATCAACAGCGCAGCGGGCGCTTAGCGCAGGAACGGAATGCGCGCGGTTTTAGCTGCGGCAGCAAACGTTTCTGCAGAGAGATGAATAGTTGTGCAGAAGCGATGTTTTATTTGCGGCAATGCGGTGTGCGGCGGTTGGATGGGGATAATGATGGGATACCGTGTGAGAGTATTTGCTAG
- a CDS encoding type II toxin -antitoxin system TacA 1-like antitoxin produces the protein MNRQNVKPEPTRRRRNNSPIIQAVINNPEDLALIKQAAAINGAAVSGFVRTAAVKAARQVVAAESVTAS, from the coding sequence ATGAACCGCCAAAATGTCAAACCGGAGCCGACTAGGCGCCGTCGCAATAACAGCCCGATTATTCAGGCTGTAATCAACAACCCCGAAGACTTAGCACTTATCAAGCAGGCTGCCGCTATTAACGGTGCCGCCGTCTCGGGTTTTGTCCGCACTGCCGCCGTTAAGGCTGCCCGCCAAGTAGTGGCTGCCGAATCGGTAACTGCATCCTAA
- a CDS encoding YdcA family protein, with amino-acid sequence MLAISVSADARGREPCSGRKGGIAYCSGSKFVCRDGSISQSRRMCVGYDRPATRAQANNSRQQQATPQRKPRQHRRR; translated from the coding sequence TTGCTGGCTATTTCTGTTTCTGCCGATGCGCGCGGGCGTGAGCCGTGCAGTGGGCGCAAGGGCGGGATTGCTTACTGTTCGGGCAGTAAGTTTGTGTGTCGAGACGGCAGCATCAGTCAATCGCGGCGGATGTGTGTTGGCTACGACCGCCCGGCAACCCGCGCACAGGCAAACAACAGTCGCCAGCAGCAGGCAACGCCGCAGCGTAAGCCGCGCCAGCATCGCCGCCGTTGA